One Pseudonocardia abyssalis DNA segment encodes these proteins:
- a CDS encoding DUF4097 family beta strand repeat-containing protein, with the protein MSDFVDFTKDHFPEEGAAAGPGVRQQSWPSDRPAELELSIDVGRIRVELGSGDEVRVEVRHDPNAGGAVAQGIGGLMSWLGTGGSGFGIDPDQLVADAVRAAEITWSDGGRRLVVRSSQELPLRVVPLAVTVSAPAGSRLAARTGSGDVTVGGTAGWAAVRTGSGRVELGPVDGDADVTTGSGDVELGAVAGRGRVRTGSGGVRIAAVRGTTEVRASSGDVDVLEVAADLAVRTGSGTVSVRDARSGTLDLTTGSGDLRVGVHGGVHARLDLSSGSGRAVSELDVGAVAPAESGPLTVKGRTGSGDVLVTRATVSA; encoded by the coding sequence ATGAGCGACTTCGTGGACTTCACCAAGGACCACTTCCCGGAGGAGGGCGCAGCCGCCGGGCCGGGCGTCCGGCAGCAGTCCTGGCCGTCCGACCGGCCCGCGGAGTTGGAGCTATCCATCGACGTCGGGCGCATCCGCGTCGAGCTCGGGTCCGGCGACGAGGTGCGCGTCGAGGTCCGGCACGACCCGAACGCGGGCGGTGCGGTCGCCCAGGGCATCGGCGGTCTGATGAGCTGGCTGGGCACCGGCGGTTCCGGGTTCGGCATCGACCCCGACCAGCTCGTCGCCGACGCCGTGCGCGCCGCGGAGATCACCTGGTCCGACGGCGGGCGGCGGCTCGTCGTGCGCTCGTCGCAGGAGCTCCCGCTGCGGGTCGTGCCGCTCGCGGTCACGGTCAGCGCGCCCGCGGGGTCGCGGCTCGCCGCCCGCACCGGGTCCGGTGACGTCACGGTCGGCGGCACCGCCGGCTGGGCCGCGGTGCGCACCGGGTCGGGTCGCGTCGAGCTGGGCCCCGTCGACGGCGACGCCGATGTCACGACCGGCTCCGGCGACGTCGAGCTCGGTGCGGTGGCCGGGCGCGGGCGCGTGCGCACCGGGTCGGGCGGCGTGCGGATCGCCGCGGTGCGCGGCACGACCGAGGTGCGCGCGAGCAGCGGCGACGTCGACGTGCTGGAGGTGGCGGCCGACCTCGCCGTGCGCACCGGCTCCGGCACCGTCTCCGTGCGCGACGCCCGCTCGGGCACCCTCGACCTCACCACCGGCTCCGGCGACCTCCGCGTCGGCGTGCACGGCGGCGTCCACGCCCGGCTCGACCTGTCGTCGGGCTCGGGACGGGCGGTCAGCGAGCTCGACGTGGGTGCCGTGGCCCCGGCCGAGTCCGGCCCGCTGACGGTGAAGGGCCGCACGGGCAGCGGTGACGTACTGGTGACGCGGGCGACGGTCTCCGCCTGA
- the dapB gene encoding 4-hydroxy-tetrahydrodipicolinate reductase, with the protein MTIRVGVLGARGRMGAEVCRAVTAADGLELVAQIDEGDPLTLLTDHGAQVAVDFTHPGVALDNVAFCVDHDIAAVVGTSGFGADKLDTVRSWLSARDGHVLVAPNFGVGAVLMMRFAEQAARFFESVEIIELHHERKVDAPSGTAVSTASRIAAAREGLGPVPDATTSELDGARGAVVDGVHVHSIRMPGLVAHQEVIFGMAGETLTLRHDSIDRAGFMPGVVLAVRGVRDHPGLTVGLESLLGL; encoded by the coding sequence ATGACGATCAGGGTGGGCGTGCTGGGTGCGCGCGGGCGGATGGGTGCCGAGGTGTGCCGGGCGGTGACCGCGGCCGACGGGCTGGAGCTGGTGGCGCAGATCGACGAGGGCGACCCGTTGACGCTGCTCACCGACCACGGCGCGCAGGTGGCGGTCGACTTCACCCACCCCGGGGTCGCGCTCGACAACGTCGCGTTCTGCGTCGACCACGACATCGCCGCCGTCGTCGGGACCAGCGGGTTCGGCGCCGACAAGCTCGACACGGTCCGCTCCTGGCTCTCCGCGCGCGACGGGCACGTCCTCGTCGCCCCGAACTTCGGCGTCGGGGCGGTGCTGATGATGCGGTTCGCGGAGCAGGCCGCCCGCTTCTTCGAGTCCGTCGAGATCATCGAACTGCACCACGAGCGCAAGGTCGACGCCCCGTCCGGCACGGCCGTCAGCACGGCGTCGCGGATCGCCGCCGCGCGCGAGGGTCTGGGCCCGGTACCGGACGCCACGACCAGCGAGCTCGACGGGGCACGCGGCGCCGTCGTCGACGGCGTGCACGTGCACTCGATCCGGATGCCCGGGCTCGTCGCGCACCAGGAGGTGATCTTCGGGATGGCGGGGGAGACGCTGACACTGCGCCACGACTCGATCGACCGCGCCGGGTTCATGCCCGGCGTCGTGCTCGCGGTCCGCGGGGTGCGCGACCACCCGGGGTTGACCGTCGGTCTGGAGAGCCTCCTCGGCCTCTAG
- the thyX gene encoding FAD-dependent thymidylate synthase — MPETVPLTVQLVAKTEFTAPPDVPWSTDADGGQALAEFAGRACYQSWGKPNPRTATNAGYLEHILEVGHLSVLEHGSVSFYLTGVSRSLTHELIRHRHFSYSQLSQRYVPERDASMVEPEVIAADPELHQLFADATAASVKAYEELLEGLEKRFADVPNATLRRKQARQAARAILPNATETRIVVTGNYRAWRHFIAMRATEHADVEIRALAIECLRQLHREVPNVFRDFEIATLDDGTEIASSPFVAEG; from the coding sequence ATGCCCGAGACCGTGCCGCTCACCGTCCAGCTGGTGGCCAAGACGGAGTTCACGGCCCCTCCGGACGTGCCGTGGAGCACCGACGCCGACGGGGGCCAGGCGCTCGCCGAGTTCGCCGGCCGCGCCTGCTACCAGTCCTGGGGCAAGCCGAACCCGAGGACGGCCACCAACGCCGGCTACCTGGAGCACATCCTCGAGGTCGGCCACCTGTCGGTGCTCGAGCACGGGTCGGTGAGCTTCTACCTCACGGGCGTCTCGCGCAGCCTCACCCACGAGCTCATCCGGCACCGGCACTTCTCCTACAGCCAGCTCTCCCAGCGCTACGTCCCCGAACGCGACGCGTCGATGGTCGAGCCCGAGGTCATCGCGGCCGACCCGGAGCTGCACCAGCTCTTCGCCGACGCCACCGCGGCCTCGGTGAAGGCCTACGAGGAGCTGCTGGAGGGGCTGGAGAAGCGCTTCGCCGACGTCCCGAACGCCACGCTGCGCCGCAAGCAGGCCCGCCAGGCGGCCCGGGCGATCCTGCCCAACGCCACCGAGACGCGGATCGTCGTCACCGGCAACTACCGCGCGTGGCGGCACTTCATCGCGATGCGCGCCACCGAACACGCCGACGTCGAGATCCGCGCCCTGGCGATCGAGTGCCTGCGCCAGCTGCACCGTGAAGTGCCCAACGTGTTCCGCGACTTCGAGATCGCCACGCTCGACGACGGCACCGAGATCGCGTCCAGTCCGTTCGTCGCAGAAGGCTGA
- a CDS encoding TIGR03085 family metal-binding protein: MSLATDERAAICDEFERVGPDRPTLCGDWDTRDLLAHLLVRERKPWAAPGILIAALAPIVDRAMGSYADTPWEQMVGELRDGAPVWSPYRVGAVDDLANGAEFFVHHEDVRRGVPGWEPRPADPTRDAQLWALLLKMGRVLHRASPVGLVVRRGSGEQHVLRTGPGLVTIVGEPGELVLHAFGRDAARVELEGSPADVAALAGASRGL; the protein is encoded by the coding sequence ATGAGCCTGGCCACCGACGAGCGTGCGGCGATCTGCGACGAGTTCGAGCGGGTCGGCCCGGACCGCCCCACCCTGTGCGGGGACTGGGACACCCGCGACCTGCTGGCGCACCTCCTGGTCCGCGAGCGCAAGCCGTGGGCGGCCCCCGGCATCCTGATCGCCGCGCTCGCCCCGATCGTCGACCGCGCGATGGGGTCCTACGCCGACACGCCGTGGGAGCAGATGGTCGGCGAGCTGCGCGACGGCGCGCCCGTCTGGTCGCCGTACCGCGTCGGCGCCGTCGACGACCTGGCCAACGGCGCGGAGTTCTTCGTCCACCACGAGGACGTGCGCCGCGGGGTGCCCGGCTGGGAGCCGCGCCCGGCCGACCCGACGCGCGACGCCCAGCTCTGGGCCCTGCTGCTGAAGATGGGCCGGGTCCTGCACCGCGCGAGCCCGGTCGGTCTGGTCGTGCGGCGCGGCTCGGGCGAGCAGCACGTGCTCCGCACCGGTCCCGGCCTCGTCACGATCGTCGGCGAGCCGGGCGAACTGGTGCTGCACGCGTTCGGCCGCGACGCCGCGCGCGTCGAGCTGGAGGGTTCTCCCGCCGACGTCGCCGCACTGGCCGGGGCCTCGCGCGGCCTCTGA
- the dapA gene encoding 4-hydroxy-tetrahydrodipicolinate synthase produces MTSDSARTPGRPFGRVLTAMVTPFDAEGRLDLDTAQELATRLVDLGNDGLVVNGTTGEGPTTSDEEKAALVRAVVEAVGDRATVVAGAGTYDTAHSIHLAQAAEAAGAHGLLLVTPYYSRPPQSGLVLHFTAIADATGLPVMLYDIPPRSVIPIDLETLQRLAQHPRIVAVKDARNDLRIGTEIIATTTLAYYSGDDPVNLPWLSVGAVGMVSVTGHVVADRLRAMLDAYEAGQTERARQLNASMLPVLRAMGRVGGAVFAKTAMRLRGLDVGDPRLPLPPATEAEVAAIVSDLDAAGVALDAEARAGRRSGGHGALGARASADLGAEVAYR; encoded by the coding sequence ATGACCTCCGACTCCGCGCGTACGCCGGGCCGCCCGTTCGGTCGCGTGCTCACGGCCATGGTCACGCCGTTCGACGCCGAGGGGCGCCTGGATCTCGATACCGCGCAGGAGCTGGCCACCCGCCTGGTCGACCTGGGCAACGACGGCCTGGTGGTCAACGGCACGACCGGTGAGGGCCCCACCACCAGCGACGAGGAGAAGGCCGCGCTGGTGCGGGCCGTGGTCGAGGCGGTGGGCGACCGCGCCACCGTCGTGGCCGGGGCGGGCACCTACGACACCGCGCACAGCATCCACCTCGCGCAGGCCGCCGAGGCCGCGGGCGCCCACGGGTTGCTGCTGGTCACGCCGTACTACTCACGGCCGCCGCAGTCGGGCCTGGTGCTGCACTTCACCGCGATCGCGGATGCCACCGGGTTGCCGGTGATGCTCTACGACATCCCGCCGCGCAGCGTCATCCCGATCGACCTGGAGACGCTGCAGCGCCTCGCGCAGCACCCGCGGATCGTCGCCGTCAAGGACGCCCGCAACGACCTGCGCATCGGCACCGAGATCATCGCCACCACCACGCTGGCGTACTACTCCGGCGACGACCCGGTGAACCTGCCGTGGCTCTCGGTCGGCGCGGTGGGGATGGTGTCGGTCACCGGGCACGTCGTGGCCGACCGCCTGCGTGCCATGCTCGACGCGTACGAGGCCGGGCAGACCGAGCGGGCCCGCCAGCTCAACGCCTCGATGCTGCCGGTGCTGCGCGCGATGGGGCGCGTCGGCGGGGCCGTGTTCGCGAAGACGGCGATGCGCCTGCGCGGTCTCGACGTCGGCGACCCGCGGCTGCCGCTGCCGCCCGCCACCGAGGCCGAGGTGGCCGCCATCGTCTCCGATCTCGACGCCGCGGGCGTCGCGCTCGACGCGGAGGCCCGCGCGGGCCGCCGTTCCGGAGGCCACGGGGCGCTCGGCGCCCGGGCCTCCGCCGACCTCGGGGCCGAGGTCGCCTACCGCTGA
- a CDS encoding ribonuclease J, which produces MPGLPTEPPGPLPEGALRVLTLGGIGEIGRNMTVFEYDGRLLVVDAGVLFPDADAPGVDLILPDFRPILDRLGDIDALVLTHGHEDHIGAVPFLLRQRPDLLVVGSPFTLALVAAKCREHRLTPHMLVVNEGDRLTHGSFECEYFAVSHSIPQCLAVAIRTPAGVILHTGDIKLDQRPLDGRLTDLPGFSRLGDEGVDLFLCDSTNADTPGVSPSEASLGPNLAAAIGKADGRAFVACFASNVYRVQQIVDGAVAHGRRICLLGRSMLRNMEIATDLGLLHVPEGTMVAIDDVDDLPDDQVLVVCTGSQGEPMAALSRIARGEHRTFQMRSTDTVILSSSLIPGNEHAVFSVVNRLRRAGIQVIDNRNANVHVSGHAYAGELLFLYNAVRPSNVMPVHGEWRHLRANAELAEQTGVAHDAIVVTENGITVDLVDGRAVISGRVEVGRAYVDGVATGDIEQPTLADRLVLGEGGFISITVAIDSTTGRAVAPPTLSGRGFSEDPKALEAVLPIVEQELARTQSDGIVDTHRVAQQVRRVVGKWVGETYRRRPMIVPTVIAV; this is translated from the coding sequence CTGCCCGGCCTGCCCACCGAGCCCCCGGGCCCGCTGCCCGAGGGCGCATTGCGCGTGCTCACCCTGGGCGGTATCGGCGAGATCGGCCGCAACATGACCGTCTTCGAGTACGACGGCCGCCTGCTCGTCGTCGACGCCGGGGTGCTGTTCCCCGACGCCGACGCACCCGGCGTCGACCTGATCCTGCCCGACTTCCGCCCGATCCTCGACCGCCTCGGCGACATCGACGCGCTCGTGCTCACCCACGGCCACGAGGACCACATCGGTGCGGTGCCGTTCCTGCTGCGCCAGCGGCCCGACCTGCTGGTCGTCGGCTCGCCGTTCACGCTCGCGCTGGTGGCGGCGAAGTGCAGGGAGCACCGCCTCACCCCGCACATGCTCGTCGTCAACGAGGGCGACCGGCTCACGCACGGCAGCTTCGAGTGCGAGTACTTCGCGGTCAGCCACTCCATCCCGCAGTGCCTCGCCGTCGCCATCCGCACGCCCGCGGGCGTGATCCTGCACACCGGCGACATCAAGCTCGACCAGCGCCCGCTCGACGGGCGGCTCACCGACCTCCCCGGGTTCTCCCGGCTCGGTGACGAGGGCGTCGACCTGTTCCTGTGTGACTCCACGAACGCCGACACCCCCGGGGTCTCGCCGTCGGAGGCGTCGCTGGGCCCGAACCTCGCGGCCGCGATCGGCAAGGCCGACGGTCGCGCGTTCGTCGCGTGCTTCGCGAGCAACGTCTACCGGGTGCAGCAGATCGTCGACGGCGCGGTGGCCCACGGCCGGCGGATCTGCCTGCTGGGCCGCTCGATGCTGCGCAACATGGAGATCGCCACCGACCTCGGCCTGCTCCACGTGCCCGAGGGCACGATGGTCGCGATCGACGACGTCGACGACCTGCCCGACGACCAGGTGCTGGTCGTGTGCACCGGCTCGCAGGGCGAGCCGATGGCGGCGCTCTCGCGCATCGCCCGCGGCGAGCACCGCACGTTCCAGATGCGGTCGACCGACACCGTGATCCTGTCCAGCTCGCTCATCCCGGGCAACGAGCACGCGGTGTTCAGCGTGGTCAACCGCCTGCGCCGGGCCGGCATCCAGGTGATCGACAACCGCAACGCCAACGTGCACGTCTCCGGGCACGCCTACGCCGGTGAGCTGCTGTTCCTCTACAACGCGGTGCGGCCGAGCAACGTGATGCCGGTGCACGGCGAGTGGCGCCACCTGCGGGCCAACGCCGAGCTGGCGGAGCAGACGGGCGTCGCGCACGACGCGATCGTCGTCACCGAGAACGGGATCACCGTCGACCTGGTCGACGGCCGCGCGGTCATCTCCGGGCGGGTCGAGGTGGGCCGCGCCTACGTCGACGGCGTCGCCACCGGCGACATCGAGCAGCCCACGCTGGCCGACCGCCTGGTCCTCGGCGAGGGCGGGTTCATCTCCATCACCGTCGCCATCGACTCCACGACCGGCCGGGCCGTCGCGCCGCCGACGCTGTCCGGGCGCGGGTTCTCCGAGGACCCGAAGGCGCTGGAGGCCGTCCTGCCGATCGTCGAGCAGGAGCTGGCCCGCACCCAGAGCGACGGGATCGTCGACACCCACCGCGTGGCCCAGCAGGTGCGCCGGGTCGTCGGGAAGTGGGTGGGGGAGACCTACCGCCGCCGTCCGATGATCGTCCCCACGGTCATCGCCGTCTGA
- a CDS encoding winged helix-turn-helix domain-containing protein, translating into MTTETIGAPAARRMVLAAQGFTDPVPTGPVTRRHLQRVLDRVRLLQLDSVNVAVRAHYMPVFSRLGPYARPLLDDAAWSHSARRPRLLVEHWAHEASLLPVADWPLLHSGAKRSGWWRHYGALVEADPGLVDDVLAAVKDLGPVGAGELETVLRGSSRPRPPGATWWERSDVKRICEYLFGIGELTTGTRRHFQRLYDLPERVLPPEVLAARPADPEQSARTLVLRSASALGVATEPDLRDYYRLGPATSQRAVAELVDSGALAPVRVRGWSKQAYRLPGAKVPRQVTGRALLCPFDPLIWERDRTERIFGFRYRIEIYVPEAKREYGYYVFPFLLDGELVARVDVKADRAAGVLRVPGAFAEPGTDVARAVSELAGALREMAGWLELDAVVVGERGDLAGPLTTALR; encoded by the coding sequence ATGACGACGGAGACGATCGGGGCACCGGCCGCGCGGCGGATGGTGCTCGCCGCGCAGGGCTTCACCGACCCGGTCCCGACCGGCCCCGTCACCCGCCGCCACCTGCAGCGGGTGCTCGACCGCGTCCGGCTGCTCCAGCTCGACTCGGTCAACGTGGCGGTGCGCGCGCACTACATGCCGGTGTTCAGCCGGCTCGGTCCCTACGCCCGCCCGCTGCTCGACGACGCGGCGTGGTCGCACTCGGCGCGGCGGCCCCGGCTGCTCGTCGAGCACTGGGCGCACGAGGCGAGCCTGCTGCCGGTGGCCGACTGGCCGCTGCTGCACTCCGGTGCCAAGCGCAGCGGCTGGTGGCGGCACTACGGCGCACTCGTGGAGGCCGACCCCGGCCTCGTCGACGACGTGTTGGCCGCGGTGAAGGACCTGGGCCCGGTCGGGGCGGGGGAGCTGGAGACGGTGCTGAGGGGCTCCTCGCGCCCGCGCCCGCCGGGGGCCACCTGGTGGGAGCGTTCCGACGTGAAGCGGATCTGCGAGTACCTGTTCGGCATCGGGGAGCTGACCACCGGCACCCGCAGGCACTTCCAGCGCCTCTACGACCTGCCCGAGCGCGTCCTGCCGCCCGAGGTGCTCGCCGCGCGACCGGCCGACCCGGAGCAGTCGGCGCGCACGCTCGTGCTGCGGTCGGCGTCGGCGCTCGGGGTGGCCACCGAGCCCGACCTGCGCGACTACTACCGCCTCGGGCCCGCCACCAGCCAGCGGGCGGTGGCGGAGCTGGTCGACTCCGGGGCACTGGCCCCGGTGCGGGTGCGGGGCTGGTCGAAGCAGGCGTACCGGCTGCCGGGGGCGAAGGTGCCGCGGCAGGTCACCGGCCGCGCCCTGCTCTGCCCGTTCGACCCCCTGATCTGGGAGCGCGACCGCACCGAGCGCATCTTCGGCTTCCGCTACCGCATCGAGATCTACGTGCCCGAGGCGAAGCGCGAGTACGGCTACTACGTGTTCCCGTTCCTGCTCGACGGCGAGCTGGTCGCCCGCGTCGACGTCAAGGCCGACCGCGCGGCCGGGGTGCTCCGGGTGCCCGGGGCGTTCGCCGAGCCGGGCACCGACGTGGCCCGCGCGGTGTCCGAGCTGGCCGGAGCCCTGCGCGAGATGGCGGGGTGGTTGGAGCTGGACGCGGTGGTGGTGGGGGAGCGCGGCGACCTCGCCGGCCCCCTCACCACCGCCTTGCGCTGA
- a CDS encoding EamA family transporter gives MHTRRVAWAALGVVYVLWGSTYLANRLIITDIPPLFSGGVRFLVGGGLLAIVVALVAGPSALRMTRPQLATTALSGLLLPAWGNGIVTLGQQQVSSGLAALLIAAVPLHIVALRAVTGDRPRAATVGGVAVGVAGLALLVLSGSTGTGGTVGSAWWGPWLILLAGLGWATGTFATTRLPAPPNPFALAAVQMLVGGAVLLTVSLVKGDRLDVAAVSPVAWWAWAYMAVVVSLGAFSAYAYALASLPVSTVATYAYVNPVIAVILGALVVGERYSVLQLVGGGIVVLSVGLVIASERSASRHVVQPA, from the coding sequence GTGCATACCCGCCGCGTCGCCTGGGCCGCCCTCGGGGTGGTCTACGTCCTGTGGGGGTCGACCTACCTCGCCAACCGCCTGATCATCACCGACATCCCGCCGCTGTTCTCCGGCGGCGTGCGGTTCCTCGTCGGTGGCGGGCTGCTCGCGATCGTCGTCGCGCTGGTGGCGGGCCCGTCCGCGCTGCGGATGACGCGCCCGCAGCTCGCCACCACGGCACTGTCGGGCCTCCTGCTCCCGGCGTGGGGCAACGGGATCGTCACGCTCGGGCAGCAGCAGGTGTCCTCCGGGCTCGCCGCCCTGCTCATCGCGGCGGTGCCGCTCCACATCGTCGCGCTGCGTGCGGTCACCGGCGACCGGCCGCGGGCGGCGACCGTCGGCGGCGTCGCGGTCGGGGTGGCCGGGCTCGCGCTGCTGGTGCTGTCGGGCTCGACGGGTACCGGCGGCACGGTGGGCAGTGCCTGGTGGGGCCCGTGGCTGATCCTGCTCGCCGGGCTGGGCTGGGCGACGGGAACGTTCGCGACGACCCGGCTGCCCGCGCCGCCCAACCCGTTCGCGTTGGCCGCGGTGCAGATGCTGGTCGGCGGCGCGGTGCTGCTGACGGTCAGCCTGGTCAAGGGCGACCGGCTCGACGTCGCCGCCGTCTCGCCCGTCGCGTGGTGGGCGTGGGCCTACATGGCGGTCGTCGTGTCGCTCGGGGCGTTCAGCGCGTACGCCTACGCGCTGGCGTCGCTGCCGGTGTCGACGGTCGCGACCTACGCCTACGTCAACCCGGTCATCGCGGTGATCCTCGGAGCGCTGGTGGTGGGTGAGCGGTACTCGGTGCTGCAGCTGGTCGGCGGCGGGATCGTGGTGCTGTCGGTGGGGCTGGTGATCGCCTCGGAACGGTCGGCGTCGCGGCACGTGGTCCAACCCGCCTGA
- a CDS encoding GNAT family N-acetyltransferase yields the protein MAIAAVRAATPADVDEIVRIQGDTWEAAYSTFVPASAVDALRSDGARDAWASAVDADAAHVLVATEGDWTVGFLAAAAMPPEGAATPDQAWGEIGALLVEPRWGRRGHAGRLLATAAERLRGAGALYGLAWVPEPDEASRRFYARAGWEADGGVRGLDTGAGTLREIRLTGSLDLKLD from the coding sequence ATGGCCATCGCCGCGGTCCGTGCCGCCACGCCCGCCGACGTCGACGAGATCGTGCGCATCCAGGGAGACACCTGGGAGGCCGCGTACTCCACGTTCGTCCCCGCTTCCGCCGTGGACGCACTGCGGTCGGACGGGGCACGCGATGCGTGGGCCTCCGCCGTCGACGCCGACGCCGCGCACGTGCTGGTCGCGACGGAGGGCGACTGGACCGTCGGCTTCCTCGCCGCCGCCGCCATGCCGCCGGAGGGCGCCGCGACCCCGGACCAGGCGTGGGGCGAGATCGGCGCGCTGCTCGTGGAGCCCCGCTGGGGTCGTCGCGGGCACGCCGGCCGGCTCCTGGCCACCGCGGCGGAGCGGCTGCGCGGCGCGGGCGCCCTGTACGGCCTGGCCTGGGTACCGGAGCCCGACGAGGCGTCGCGCCGGTTCTACGCCCGCGCCGGCTGGGAGGCCGACGGCGGCGTCCGCGGCCTCGACACCGGCGCCGGCACCCTGCGCGAGATCCGGCTGACGGGCTCGCTGGACCTCAAGCTCGACTAG
- a CDS encoding endonuclease/exonuclease/phosphatase family protein, translating to MAEQRERTPAVGGVAVTVLVAALPWAWFALRDTGPAADVVAIAMPLLAAGVVGVAGVVALVPGSRVRRGRAALFGLSTLLVAVVAIVGPWLPSPTGPVAGRGVTVLGGNVDYQDTPTPAMIDLGADVVVAAELAPDTEEDFGEEYPHTVVGGPENSPLGVFSRYPLRVLQDAGPDLPGMRVLVQGPGGPFVVYALHVPRPWFGGDPEDYEVSVPEHYALAAAVAGRVRAETMPVVLVGDLNSTDRGRDYRALTGGAGLSDVALEGWGGPTSVGKWLPLLGRIDHLLVSPSWCGDDGRRVELPGSSHRGVTATVGPCVGS from the coding sequence GTGGCCGAGCAGCGGGAGCGCACCCCCGCGGTGGGGGGTGTCGCCGTCACCGTGCTGGTCGCGGCGCTTCCGTGGGCGTGGTTCGCCCTGCGCGACACGGGCCCGGCGGCCGACGTCGTCGCCATCGCGATGCCGCTGCTCGCCGCCGGGGTGGTGGGGGTGGCCGGGGTGGTCGCGCTCGTCCCCGGTTCTCGGGTGCGGCGCGGGCGTGCCGCGCTGTTCGGGCTGTCGACGCTGCTGGTGGCCGTCGTCGCGATCGTGGGTCCGTGGTTGCCGTCCCCGACGGGGCCGGTCGCCGGGCGCGGCGTCACGGTCCTCGGCGGCAACGTCGACTACCAGGACACCCCGACGCCCGCGATGATCGATCTCGGCGCCGACGTGGTGGTGGCAGCCGAGCTCGCCCCCGACACCGAGGAGGACTTCGGCGAGGAGTACCCGCACACCGTCGTCGGCGGGCCGGAGAACTCGCCGCTCGGCGTGTTCAGCCGGTACCCGCTCCGGGTCCTGCAGGACGCGGGGCCGGACCTGCCGGGCATGCGGGTCCTGGTCCAGGGCCCCGGCGGCCCGTTCGTCGTCTACGCGCTGCACGTCCCGCGGCCGTGGTTCGGCGGCGACCCCGAGGACTACGAGGTCTCGGTGCCCGAGCACTACGCGCTCGCCGCGGCCGTGGCCGGGCGCGTGCGCGCGGAGACGATGCCGGTGGTCCTCGTCGGCGACCTCAACAGCACCGACCGCGGGCGCGACTACCGCGCGCTCACCGGCGGGGCCGGGCTCTCCGACGTCGCGCTCGAGGGCTGGGGCGGCCCCACGTCGGTGGGCAAGTGGCTGCCGCTGCTCGGCCGGATCGACCACCTCCTGGTGAGCCCGAGCTGGTGCGGCGACGACGGTCGGCGCGTCGAGCTGCCCGGGTCCTCGCACCGCGGTGTCACGGCGACCGTCGGGCCGTGCGTAGGGTCGTGA
- a CDS encoding toxin-antitoxin system HicB family antitoxin, translated as MDISQYVTRLREDLASAAAAGDEQTQRTAALLGAAIEPAARLAMMNALSDLAAEVTAALGDRTVDVRLDGRDVRVVVSPDTHPAPEPEPAFRGLGGGGFGGADAGDISRITLRLVEQIKNQAEQAASSQGVSLNSWVAQAVQGALHGGNQGGGSRKGRDGHRIQGWVQG; from the coding sequence ATGGACATCAGCCAGTACGTCACCCGGCTGCGCGAGGATCTCGCGTCCGCCGCCGCGGCCGGCGACGAGCAGACGCAGCGCACCGCCGCCCTGCTCGGCGCCGCGATCGAGCCCGCGGCGCGGCTCGCGATGATGAACGCGCTCTCCGACCTCGCCGCCGAGGTCACCGCGGCGCTCGGCGACCGCACCGTCGACGTCCGGCTCGACGGCCGCGACGTCCGCGTCGTCGTCTCGCCCGACACGCACCCCGCGCCGGAGCCCGAGCCCGCGTTCCGGGGCCTCGGGGGCGGGGGGTTCGGCGGCGCCGACGCCGGCGACATCAGCCGCATCACGCTGCGCCTCGTCGAGCAGATCAAGAACCAGGCCGAGCAGGCCGCGTCGTCGCAGGGGGTGTCGCTCAACTCGTGGGTGGCGCAGGCCGTGCAGGGGGCGTTGCACGGCGGCAACCAGGGCGGCGGGTCCCGCAAGGGCCGCGACGGCCACCGGATCCAGGGATGGGTGCAGGGATGA